The Streptomyces sp. NL15-2K genome contains a region encoding:
- the cydD gene encoding thiol reductant ABC exporter subunit CydD, whose amino-acid sequence MFHVKPIDPRLLRYARATRLFLVAVVGLGAVGAGLVIAQAMLIAEVVVGAFQHRMAVAELGTPLLLLVAVAVGRALVAWLTELAAHRASAAVKSELRGRLLDRAVALGPGWLTGQRTGSLVALATRGVDALDDYFSRYLPQLGLAVVVPVAVLARIVTEDWVSAAIIVGTLPLIPIFMMLIGWATQSRMDRQWRMLSRLSGHFLDVVAGLPTLKVFGRAKAQADSIRRITGEYRQATMRTLRIAFISSFALELLATISVALVAVTIGMRLVHGEMDLYIGLVILVLAPEAYLPLRQVGAQYHAAAEGLAAAEEIFAVLESPVPTTGTGGVPAGALSFEGVTVRYPARSADAVTDVSFTVEPRETVALVGPSGSGKSTLLNVLLGFVRPAEGLVQVGGVDLADVDLEQWRSRIAWVPQRPHLFAGTIAENVRLARPDADDAAVRRALGDAGALEFVDALPQGADTLLGEDGAGLSAGQRQRLALARAFLADRPVLLLDEPTAALDGATEAEVVEAVRRLAVGRTVLLVVHRPALLAVADRVVRLEEPVSPAQTVAAPRTAQAHRLEEEATPASDATETTVPRTDTRGVLARVRAMSGARRGRLALALLLGSLALGSAVGLMATSGWLISRASQQPPVLYLMVAVTATRTFGIGRAVFRYAERLVSHDAVLRMLADTRVAVYRRLERLAPAGLRRTRRGDLLSRLVADVDALQDYWLRWLLPAGAAVGVSAASVGFTAWLLPEAGAVLAAGLLAAGAGVPLLTGTVARRAERRLAPARGALATRVTDLLTGTAELTVAGALPGRTAEARRADAALTRIASRAATATALGDGLTTLLSGLTVAAGALVGAQAVVDGRLTGVAMAVVVLTPLAAFEAVLGMPLAAQYRQRVRKSAERVYEVLDAPEPVREPERPRQAPASPFPVVVKALAARYAGQDRDALAGVDLTLEEGRRIAVVGLSGSGKTTLAQVLLRFLDAEAGSYTLGGVDAYALDGDDVRRLVGLCAQDAHLFDSSVRENLLLAKKDATEDELRAALVRARLLDWADSLPDGLDTLVGEHGERLSGGQRQRLALARALLADFPVLVLDEPAEHLDLPTADALTADLLAATEGRTTLLITHRLVGLEAVDEVVVLDEGRVVQRGPYAELAGVEGPLRGMVEREAESELLVGVR is encoded by the coding sequence ATGTTTCACGTGAAACCGATCGATCCGCGTCTCCTTCGATACGCCCGCGCCACTCGGCTCTTCCTGGTGGCGGTCGTCGGCCTGGGCGCCGTCGGCGCGGGCCTGGTGATCGCGCAGGCGATGCTCATCGCCGAGGTCGTGGTGGGTGCCTTCCAGCACAGGATGGCGGTCGCCGAACTCGGCACTCCCCTGCTGTTGTTGGTCGCCGTCGCGGTCGGACGTGCCCTTGTGGCGTGGCTGACCGAGCTCGCTGCCCATCGCGCCAGCGCGGCGGTGAAGTCGGAGCTGCGGGGGCGGTTGCTGGACCGTGCCGTGGCTCTGGGGCCCGGATGGCTGACCGGACAGCGGACCGGCTCGCTGGTCGCCCTCGCCACGCGGGGAGTTGACGCCCTGGACGACTACTTCTCGCGCTATCTCCCCCAGTTGGGCCTCGCGGTGGTCGTGCCGGTGGCCGTGCTGGCGCGGATCGTCACCGAGGACTGGGTCTCGGCGGCCATCATCGTCGGTACCCTGCCGCTGATCCCGATCTTCATGATGCTGATCGGTTGGGCCACGCAGTCCCGGATGGACCGTCAATGGCGGATGCTGTCCCGGCTCTCCGGACACTTCCTGGATGTGGTCGCCGGGCTGCCGACCCTGAAGGTGTTCGGGCGAGCCAAGGCTCAGGCCGACTCGATCCGGCGCATCACCGGCGAGTACCGGCAGGCGACCATGCGGACCCTGCGGATCGCCTTCATCTCTTCCTTCGCGCTGGAGCTGCTCGCGACGATTTCGGTGGCGTTGGTCGCCGTGACGATCGGGATGCGGCTCGTCCATGGGGAGATGGACCTGTACATAGGCCTGGTCATCCTGGTGCTGGCGCCCGAGGCGTATCTGCCGCTGCGCCAGGTGGGGGCGCAGTACCACGCGGCGGCGGAAGGCCTCGCGGCCGCGGAGGAGATCTTCGCGGTGCTGGAGAGCCCCGTGCCGACGACGGGGACCGGTGGCGTGCCGGCGGGGGCGCTGTCCTTCGAGGGGGTCACGGTCCGCTATCCCGCACGGTCCGCGGATGCCGTGACGGACGTGTCCTTCACCGTCGAGCCCCGAGAGACGGTCGCTCTCGTCGGACCGAGCGGATCGGGCAAATCGACACTGCTGAACGTGCTGTTGGGATTCGTACGGCCGGCGGAGGGGCTGGTCCAAGTCGGGGGAGTCGATCTCGCCGACGTCGACCTGGAGCAGTGGCGGTCGCGGATCGCCTGGGTGCCGCAGCGGCCGCACCTGTTCGCCGGGACGATCGCCGAGAACGTACGGCTGGCCCGGCCCGACGCGGACGATGCCGCCGTACGCCGGGCGCTCGGGGACGCGGGGGCGCTGGAGTTCGTGGACGCGCTGCCCCAGGGAGCCGACACCCTGCTCGGCGAGGACGGGGCCGGGCTGTCCGCCGGACAGCGGCAACGGCTCGCGCTGGCCCGGGCGTTCCTCGCCGACCGGCCGGTGCTGCTGCTCGACGAGCCGACGGCGGCCCTCGACGGAGCCACCGAGGCGGAGGTCGTGGAGGCGGTACGGCGGCTGGCCGTGGGGCGGACGGTCCTGCTGGTGGTGCACCGGCCGGCGCTGCTGGCGGTGGCGGACCGGGTGGTGCGACTGGAGGAGCCCGTCTCCCCCGCTCAGACGGTGGCCGCACCCAGGACGGCCCAGGCACATCGGCTTGAGGAGGAAGCAACTCCCGCCTCGGACGCTACGGAGACGACGGTGCCGAGGACGGACACCCGTGGTGTCCTCGCCCGCGTCCGCGCCATGTCCGGCGCCCGGCGCGGACGGCTCGCCCTCGCCCTGCTGCTCGGCAGCCTGGCGCTCGGCAGTGCCGTCGGCCTCATGGCCACTTCCGGGTGGCTGATCTCACGGGCCTCGCAGCAGCCGCCCGTGCTGTATCTGATGGTGGCCGTGACGGCGACGCGGACCTTCGGCATCGGACGGGCCGTCTTCCGGTACGCCGAGCGGCTCGTCTCGCACGACGCCGTTCTGCGGATGCTGGCCGACACACGGGTCGCCGTGTACCGGCGGCTGGAACGGCTGGCACCCGCCGGACTGCGCCGAACCCGCCGAGGGGACCTGCTCTCGCGGCTCGTCGCCGATGTGGACGCCCTGCAGGACTACTGGCTGCGCTGGCTGCTGCCCGCCGGTGCCGCCGTGGGCGTGTCCGCCGCGTCCGTCGGCTTCACCGCCTGGCTGCTGCCGGAGGCCGGCGCCGTGCTCGCGGCCGGGCTGCTGGCGGCCGGTGCCGGGGTGCCGCTGCTCACGGGCACCGTCGCGCGCCGGGCAGAGCGCAGGCTGGCCCCGGCCCGCGGAGCACTGGCGACGCGCGTGACGGACCTGCTCACCGGCACCGCCGAACTGACCGTCGCCGGCGCCCTGCCCGGACGTACCGCCGAGGCGCGGCGGGCCGACGCGGCGCTCACCCGGATCGCTTCGCGCGCCGCCACCGCCACCGCCCTCGGCGACGGACTCACCACTCTGCTCTCCGGTCTGACCGTCGCCGCCGGCGCCTTGGTGGGCGCGCAGGCGGTCGTCGACGGGCGACTGACCGGCGTGGCCATGGCCGTCGTCGTCCTCACCCCGCTGGCCGCCTTCGAGGCCGTCCTCGGTATGCCGCTCGCCGCGCAGTACCGGCAGCGGGTGCGCAAGAGCGCGGAGCGGGTGTACGAGGTGCTGGACGCGCCCGAGCCCGTGCGGGAGCCGGAACGGCCCCGGCAGGCGCCCGCGTCGCCGTTCCCGGTCGTCGTCAAGGCACTGGCCGCCCGTTACGCCGGACAGGACCGGGACGCGCTCGCGGGAGTCGATCTGACCCTGGAGGAGGGGCGCCGGATCGCTGTGGTCGGGCTGTCCGGTTCGGGCAAGACGACGCTCGCACAGGTGCTGCTGCGCTTCCTGGACGCGGAGGCGGGCTCGTACACCTTGGGCGGCGTGGACGCCTACGCACTGGACGGCGACGACGTACGGCGGCTCGTCGGACTGTGCGCACAGGACGCGCACCTCTTCGACAGCTCGGTGCGTGAGAACCTCCTCCTCGCGAAGAAGGACGCGACCGAGGACGAGTTGCGCGCCGCGCTCGTACGCGCCCGGCTGCTCGACTGGGCCGACAGTCTCCCTGACGGCCTCGACACGCTGGTCGGCGAGCACGGGGAGCGACTGTCCGGCGGGCAGCGACAGCGGCTCGCGCTGGCCCGGGCGCTGCTGGCCGACTTCCCCGTCCTGGTGCTCGACGAGCCCGCCGAGCATCTCGACCTGCCGACGGCCGACGCGCTCACCGCCGACCTGCTGGCCGCCACCGAGGGCCGTACGACGCTGCTCATCACCCACCGACTCGTCGGCCTGGAGGCGGTCGACGAGGTCGTCGTGCTGGACGAGGGGCGTGTGGTGCAGCGGGGTCCGTACGCGGAGCTGGCCGGCGTGGAAGGGCCATTGCGGGGGATGGTGGAGCGGGAGGCGGAGTCGGAGCTGCTGGTGGGGGTTCGCTAG
- the cydB gene encoding cytochrome d ubiquinol oxidase subunit II, producing the protein MELHDVWFVLIAVLWTGYFFLEGFDFGVGILTKLLARDRPERRVLINTIGPVWDGNEVWLLTAGGATFAAFPEWYATLFSGFYLPLLLILVCLIVRGVAFEYRVKRPEENWQRNWEHAIFWTSLIPAFLWGVAFGNIVRGVKIDQNFDYVGTVWDLFNPYAVLGGLVTLTLFTFHGTVFTALKTVGDIRARARKLALGVGLVTATLALIFLLWTQVDGGDAKSLVALVVAVAALVAALAANQAGREGWSFALSGVTIVATVAMLFLTLFPNVMPSSLNEEWSLTVTNASSSPYTLRIMTWCAAIATPIVMLYQGWTYWVFRKRIGTQHIAADATH; encoded by the coding sequence ATGGAACTTCACGACGTCTGGTTCGTGCTCATCGCCGTCCTGTGGACCGGCTACTTCTTCCTGGAGGGCTTCGACTTCGGGGTCGGCATCCTCACCAAGCTGCTCGCCCGCGACCGGCCCGAGCGGCGGGTGCTGATCAACACCATCGGACCCGTCTGGGACGGCAACGAGGTGTGGCTGCTCACGGCCGGCGGCGCGACCTTCGCCGCCTTCCCCGAGTGGTACGCCACGCTCTTCTCCGGCTTCTACCTCCCCCTGCTGCTCATCCTGGTGTGCCTCATCGTCCGGGGCGTCGCCTTCGAGTACCGGGTGAAGCGGCCCGAGGAGAACTGGCAGCGCAACTGGGAACACGCGATCTTCTGGACCTCTCTGATCCCGGCGTTCCTGTGGGGCGTGGCCTTCGGCAACATCGTGCGGGGCGTGAAGATCGACCAGAACTTCGACTACGTCGGCACCGTCTGGGACCTGTTCAATCCCTACGCCGTTCTCGGCGGCCTGGTGACGCTGACGCTGTTCACTTTCCACGGAACGGTGTTCACGGCGCTCAAGACCGTCGGGGACATCCGGGCGCGGGCACGGAAGCTGGCCCTGGGAGTCGGCCTCGTCACCGCGACGCTGGCGCTGATCTTCCTGCTGTGGACGCAGGTCGACGGCGGTGACGCCAAGAGCCTGGTCGCGCTCGTCGTGGCGGTTGCCGCACTGGTCGCGGCGCTCGCGGCGAACCAGGCCGGGCGCGAGGGATGGTCGTTCGCCCTGTCCGGCGTCACGATCGTGGCCACGGTGGCGATGCTCTTCCTGACGCTCTTCCCGAACGTCATGCCGTCCTCGCTCAATGAGGAGTGGAGCCTCACGGTGACCAACGCCTCGTCGAGCCCTTACACCTTGAGGATCATGACCTGGTGTGCGGCGATTGCCACGCCGATCGTGATGCTCTACCAGGGCTGGACCTACTGGGTGTTCCGCAAGCGGATCGGCACGCAGCACATCGCCGCCGACGCCACTCACTGA
- a CDS encoding cytochrome ubiquinol oxidase subunit I → MDLALAPETLARWQFGITTVYHFLFVPLTISLAALTAGLQTAWVRTEKEKYLRATKFWGKLFLINIAMGVVTGIVQEFQFGMNWSDYSRFVGDVFGAPLAFEALIAFFFESTFIGLWIFGWDKLPKKIHLACMWMVSIGTILSAYFILAANSWMQHPVGYKINEAKGRAELTDFWLVLTQNTALAQAFHTLSAAFLTGGAFMVGISAFHLLRKKHIREMKTSLRLGLVTVAVGGLLTAVSGDTLGKIMYEQQPMKMAAAEALWDGEAPAPFSVFAYGDVDEGHNKVAIEIPGLLSFLAKDDFTSYVPGINDVNKAEQEKYGPGDYRPNIPVAYWGFRWMIGFGMTSFAVGLAGLWLTRKKFLLPQHLRVGDDEVPHLALFPHKALGPKLSTWYWRIAIWTLAFPLIANSWGWIFTETGRQPWVVYGLFQTRDAVSPGVSQGEVLISMIVFTSLYAILAVIEVKLLAKYVKAGPPELTEADLNPPTKIGGDSRDADKPMAFSY, encoded by the coding sequence GTGGACCTGGCCCTGGCGCCGGAGACATTGGCGCGCTGGCAGTTCGGCATCACCACCGTCTACCACTTCCTCTTCGTCCCTCTGACGATCTCGCTGGCCGCCCTCACGGCCGGTCTGCAGACCGCGTGGGTGCGCACAGAGAAGGAGAAGTACCTCAGGGCGACCAAGTTCTGGGGCAAGCTCTTCCTGATCAACATCGCCATGGGGGTGGTCACCGGCATCGTGCAGGAGTTCCAGTTCGGCATGAACTGGTCCGACTACTCGCGTTTCGTCGGTGACGTGTTCGGTGCCCCGCTCGCGTTCGAGGCCTTGATCGCCTTCTTCTTCGAGTCGACCTTCATCGGTCTGTGGATCTTCGGCTGGGACAAGTTGCCGAAGAAGATCCATCTGGCCTGCATGTGGATGGTCTCGATCGGCACGATCCTGTCGGCGTACTTCATCCTCGCGGCCAACTCGTGGATGCAGCACCCGGTCGGTTACAAGATCAACGAGGCGAAAGGGCGGGCCGAGCTCACCGACTTCTGGCTGGTGCTGACCCAGAACACCGCACTTGCCCAGGCCTTCCACACCCTCTCCGCGGCCTTCCTCACCGGCGGCGCCTTCATGGTCGGCATCTCCGCCTTCCACCTGCTGCGCAAGAAGCACATCCGCGAGATGAAGACCTCGCTGCGGCTCGGCCTGGTCACCGTCGCCGTCGGCGGCCTGCTCACCGCGGTCAGCGGTGACACCCTCGGTAAGATCATGTACGAGCAGCAGCCGATGAAGATGGCCGCAGCCGAGGCCCTGTGGGACGGTGAGGCGCCCGCTCCCTTCTCGGTCTTCGCCTACGGCGACGTCGACGAGGGCCACAACAAGGTCGCCATCGAGATTCCGGGCCTGCTGTCCTTCCTCGCCAAGGACGACTTCACCTCGTACGTCCCGGGCATCAACGACGTCAACAAGGCCGAGCAGGAGAAGTACGGACCCGGCGACTACCGGCCCAACATCCCCGTCGCCTACTGGGGCTTCCGCTGGATGATCGGCTTCGGTATGACGTCCTTCGCCGTCGGCCTGGCCGGGCTCTGGCTGACCCGCAAGAAGTTCTTGCTGCCGCAGCACCTGAGGGTCGGCGACGACGAGGTGCCGCATCTGGCCCTGTTCCCGCACAAGGCGCTCGGCCCGAAGCTCTCCACGTGGTACTGGCGCATCGCGATCTGGACTCTGGCCTTCCCGCTGATCGCCAACTCCTGGGGCTGGATCTTCACCGAGACGGGCCGCCAGCCATGGGTCGTCTACGGCCTGTTCCAGACCCGCGACGCGGTCTCCCCCGGCGTCTCCCAGGGCGAGGTCCTCATCTCGATGATCGTCTTCACCAGCCTGTACGCCATCCTCGCCGTCATCGAGGTCAAGCTGCTCGCTAAGTACGTCAAGGCCGGCCCGCCCGAGCTCACCGAGGCCGACCTCAACCCGCCCACGAAGATCGGCGGCGACTCCCGTGACGCCGACAAGCCGATGGCCTTCTCGTACTAG